The following proteins come from a genomic window of Nocardioides albertanoniae:
- the orn gene encoding oligoribonuclease has product MVLCVASLKERLVWIDCEMTGLSLENDALIEVAALVTDFDLNVLGDGVDIIIKPPAEALEQMDDFVRNMHIKSGLLVELENGVTMREAEEQVLAYIWEHCGKDSRPPLGGNTVATDRNFLARDMPELEGFLHYRNVDVSSIKELSRRWFPRAYFASPPKRGNHRALADIQESIEELRYYREAVFVPMPGPESDVAKEIASRHGASITGLGDPADTPDSTDPA; this is encoded by the coding sequence ATGGTGCTCTGCGTGGCTTCTCTGAAAGAACGTCTGGTCTGGATCGACTGCGAGATGACCGGGTTGTCCCTCGAGAACGATGCGCTCATCGAGGTCGCAGCCCTGGTCACCGACTTCGATCTCAACGTGCTCGGCGACGGGGTCGACATCATCATCAAGCCCCCGGCCGAGGCGCTGGAGCAGATGGACGACTTCGTACGCAACATGCACATCAAGTCGGGGCTCCTGGTCGAACTGGAGAACGGCGTGACGATGCGTGAGGCCGAGGAGCAGGTGCTCGCCTACATCTGGGAGCACTGCGGCAAGGACTCCCGCCCGCCGCTGGGCGGCAACACCGTGGCCACCGACCGCAACTTCCTCGCTCGCGACATGCCCGAGCTCGAGGGCTTCCTGCACTACCGCAACGTCGACGTCTCCTCGATCAAGGAGCTCTCCCGACGCTGGTTCCCACGGGCCTACTTCGCCTCCCCTCCCAAGCGCGGCAACCACCGTGCGCTGGCAGACATCCAGGAGTCGATCGAGGAGCTGCGCTACTACCGCGAGGCGGTCTTCGTGCCGATGCCCGGCCCCGAGTCGGATGTGGCCAAGGAGATCGCCTCTCGCCACGGCGCCTCGATCACCGGTCTGGGCGACCCGGCAGACACCCCCGATTCCACGGATCCAGCCTGA
- a CDS encoding NAD(P)H-dependent flavin oxidoreductase yields MTARRRAQEFCEAYGLSMPILQAPMAGACPPALAAAVAGAGGMGAAGVVLDAPEKISTWVREFRSRSEGPFQLNMWIPDPVDDDPAKIAAAQGFLRGFGEPGPEQPPGPSFEEQCEAMLEARPRVISSIMGLFSPAYVDRLHEAGIAWFACATTLAEAQAAQAAGADAIVAQGLEAGGHRGVFEPDAAESTSVGLLALLPHIVDGVDLPVVATGGIADGRGVAAALTLGASAVQVGTALLRSPETGIAETWAASLEGLAPEDTVTTRAYSGRLGRAAPTAYVRSWDAPDAPTPAPYPHQRRLVGQWRKGTPAPAAEVAVDRGNHWAGQAAARAAAEPAADVVTRMWSQAQTLLPSR; encoded by the coding sequence GTGACTGCTCGACGACGTGCCCAGGAGTTCTGCGAGGCGTACGGCCTCTCGATGCCGATCCTTCAGGCGCCGATGGCGGGAGCGTGCCCGCCCGCGCTGGCGGCCGCGGTCGCCGGTGCCGGAGGCATGGGGGCGGCCGGGGTGGTGCTGGACGCTCCGGAGAAGATCTCGACGTGGGTGAGAGAGTTCCGGTCGCGGTCGGAGGGGCCGTTCCAGCTGAACATGTGGATCCCCGACCCGGTCGACGACGACCCCGCCAAGATCGCCGCAGCGCAGGGATTCCTGCGCGGCTTCGGTGAGCCGGGGCCGGAGCAGCCGCCCGGGCCGTCGTTCGAGGAGCAGTGCGAGGCGATGCTGGAGGCTCGGCCGCGGGTGATCTCCTCGATCATGGGACTCTTCTCGCCGGCGTACGTCGACCGCCTGCACGAGGCCGGGATCGCCTGGTTCGCGTGCGCGACGACACTGGCCGAGGCACAGGCCGCGCAGGCGGCGGGCGCCGACGCGATCGTCGCGCAGGGGCTGGAAGCAGGCGGTCACCGAGGCGTCTTCGAGCCCGACGCGGCCGAGAGTACGTCGGTGGGGCTGCTCGCGCTGCTGCCGCACATCGTCGACGGCGTCGACCTGCCGGTGGTCGCGACGGGCGGGATCGCCGACGGGCGGGGAGTCGCCGCGGCGCTGACCCTCGGGGCAAGCGCCGTGCAGGTCGGGACCGCGCTGCTGCGCTCGCCGGAGACAGGCATCGCCGAGACCTGGGCGGCGTCGCTGGAGGGTCTCGCGCCGGAGGACACGGTCACGACCCGGGCCTACTCCGGCCGCCTCGGACGCGCTGCTCCCACGGCCTATGTGCGGAGCTGGGACGCACCCGATGCGCCGACGCCCGCGCCCTATCCGCACCAGCGTCGGCTGGTCGGGCAGTGGCGCAAGGGCACGCCCGCCCCGGCCGCCGAGGTGGCCGTGGACCGCGGCAACCACTGGGCCGGCCAGGCGGCCGCGCGGGCGGCCGCCGAACCGGCGGCCGACGTCGTGACGCGGATGTGGAGCCAGGCGCAGACTCTGCTGCCGTCGCGATGA
- a CDS encoding sensor histidine kinase yields MSALRCHLRRHGVVLVWLPVLLLFPLLSLSGGVVGGVAQVVLVVAIAAVAVLTVLASGLSGPAARPPARVVASLVGLVALIVLGALQGEGWQTVWGVLAIIAPVALRGWRLVLAVATATAGAAIAIAAIDGVGDAYLISVGGVLLSAVTTTSFLRLLEVIEQLRRTREELARVAVAEERARMSRDLHDLLGHTLSVMVVKAEAVRRLAARDPEAAAAHASDIEDVGRAALADMRIAVDQMKTLSLAEELDGARRALDAAGISTSVSAGSADVSDLAGQALAWVVREGATNVLRHSGAASCRFEITKDAGELRLTVVDDGIGGPVGNERSGGLEGLRQRLRAVDGRLDVRPGSDGFRLEATVPAS; encoded by the coding sequence GTGTCAGCCCTGAGGTGTCACCTGCGGCGCCACGGCGTGGTGCTGGTGTGGCTGCCGGTGCTGCTGCTCTTCCCGCTGCTGAGCCTCTCGGGCGGCGTCGTCGGTGGCGTAGCCCAGGTCGTGCTGGTGGTGGCCATCGCCGCGGTCGCGGTGCTCACCGTGCTGGCGAGCGGACTCTCCGGGCCGGCCGCGCGGCCACCGGCTCGGGTGGTCGCCTCGCTGGTCGGGCTCGTCGCGCTGATCGTGCTCGGTGCGCTGCAGGGCGAGGGGTGGCAGACGGTCTGGGGTGTGCTCGCCATCATCGCGCCGGTGGCGCTGCGCGGCTGGCGCCTGGTGCTGGCCGTCGCGACTGCCACTGCGGGCGCCGCGATCGCCATCGCGGCCATCGACGGGGTCGGCGACGCCTATCTGATCAGCGTCGGCGGCGTGCTGCTCAGCGCCGTGACGACCACATCGTTCCTGCGCCTCCTCGAGGTCATCGAACAGCTGCGCCGCACCCGCGAGGAGCTCGCCCGGGTGGCGGTCGCCGAGGAGCGTGCCCGGATGTCACGCGACTTGCACGATCTGCTCGGCCACACGCTGAGCGTGATGGTCGTCAAGGCCGAGGCCGTACGCCGCCTGGCGGCTCGTGACCCCGAGGCGGCGGCCGCACATGCCTCCGACATCGAGGACGTCGGCCGCGCCGCGCTCGCCGACATGCGGATCGCGGTGGACCAGATGAAGACGCTCTCGCTGGCCGAAGAGCTCGACGGAGCCCGTCGCGCGCTCGACGCTGCCGGGATCAGCACGTCCGTGAGCGCCGGCTCGGCCGATGTCTCCGACCTAGCCGGTCAGGCGCTGGCGTGGGTGGTGCGCGAAGGCGCCACCAACGTGCTGCGTCACTCCGGGGCGGCGAGCTGCCGGTTCGAGATCACCAAGGATGCCGGGGAGCTCCGGCTGACGGTGGTCGACGACGGGATCGGTGGTCCGGTAGGAAACGAGAGGTCCGGCGGGCTCGAGGGACTGCGGCAACGGCTGCGTGCGGTCGACGGGCGTCTCGACGTACGGCCCGGGTCTGACGGGTTCCGTCTCGAGGCAACGGTGCCGGCGTCGTGA
- a CDS encoding glycine betaine ABC transporter substrate-binding protein encodes MFGTTTKRIATMAVAAGLGLSLAACGSDSGSGGDEGKGTVTLGIIPSWTDGLSTALLWENVLEDKGYDVEIKELSEAGPLYEGLAGGDIDVYPSAWPQVTHKAYMEDHGDDLEDLGSYYDNAKLTLAVPEYSKLKSIEDLIGKSGDYDGKIVGIEQGAGLTAAVQDKVIPDYKLDKDGWELQTSSTNAMTTALGDAVDAKEDIVVTLWRPFWANAQFGMRDLEDPKGSLGEPETLNEVANKDFSGEFPEVAEMMGKAKLDDEQYGALEKGVVDAGDDEDAQREAVAAWIKDHQDWVDGLGG; translated from the coding sequence ATGTTTGGCACGACAACCAAGCGAATCGCCACCATGGCTGTGGCGGCCGGCCTGGGTCTGAGCCTGGCGGCTTGCGGGTCCGACAGCGGCAGCGGCGGTGACGAGGGCAAGGGCACCGTCACCCTCGGGATCATCCCGTCGTGGACCGACGGGCTGAGCACCGCTCTCCTGTGGGAGAACGTCCTCGAGGACAAGGGATACGACGTCGAGATCAAGGAGCTCAGCGAGGCCGGCCCGCTCTACGAAGGCCTGGCCGGTGGCGACATCGACGTCTACCCCTCCGCGTGGCCGCAGGTCACCCACAAGGCCTACATGGAGGACCACGGCGACGACCTCGAAGACCTCGGCTCCTACTACGACAACGCCAAGCTCACCCTGGCGGTGCCGGAGTACTCCAAGCTGAAGTCGATCGAGGACCTCATCGGCAAGTCCGGCGACTACGACGGCAAGATCGTCGGCATCGAGCAGGGCGCCGGCCTCACCGCCGCCGTGCAGGACAAGGTCATCCCCGACTACAAGCTGGACAAGGACGGCTGGGAGCTCCAGACCTCCTCGACGAACGCCATGACCACGGCGCTCGGCGACGCCGTCGACGCCAAGGAGGACATCGTCGTCACGCTGTGGCGTCCGTTCTGGGCCAACGCCCAGTTCGGCATGCGCGACCTCGAGGACCCGAAGGGCTCGCTCGGCGAGCCGGAGACCCTCAACGAGGTCGCCAACAAGGACTTCAGCGGCGAGTTCCCCGAGGTGGCCGAGATGATGGGCAAGGCCAAGCTCGACGACGAGCAGTACGGCGCCCTCGAGAAGGGTGTCGTCGACGCAGGTGACGACGAGGACGCTCAGCGCGAAGCCGTCGCGGCCTGGATCAAGGACCACCAGGACTGGGTCGACGGCCTCGGCGGCTGA
- a CDS encoding ABC transporter permease yields the protein MLEILNPLVAVPTVPAGEKVDEAFDWLKTNFDLFFDAVGDGIESSVEGMHDILMVPDPLIVTVLLGLLAWLVRDWKLGVGTVIGFVAIQALGEMWEPAMWTLSQILLAAVIALVIGVPVGIASARSATASRVVRPVMDFLQTMPGLVWLVPMIGLFGIGNAAAIVATVIFAIAPSVRLTELGIRQVESEVVEAGQAFGATSRAILKNIQLPLAMPTVMAGVNQVIMLALSMAVIAGMVGADGLGKEVTGALAQANVAQGFDAGFAIVILAIFLDRLTASVGSRRPGHGRIKELRERFSPKPKPHEKTTAAA from the coding sequence ATGCTTGAGATTCTCAACCCGCTGGTGGCCGTGCCGACCGTGCCGGCCGGCGAGAAGGTCGACGAGGCGTTCGACTGGCTGAAGACCAACTTCGATCTGTTCTTCGACGCCGTCGGTGACGGCATCGAGAGCTCGGTCGAGGGCATGCACGACATCCTCATGGTGCCGGACCCGCTGATCGTCACGGTGCTGCTCGGCCTGCTGGCCTGGCTGGTGCGCGACTGGAAGCTCGGGGTCGGCACGGTCATCGGGTTCGTCGCCATCCAGGCTCTCGGCGAGATGTGGGAGCCGGCGATGTGGACGCTCTCCCAGATCCTGCTCGCCGCTGTGATCGCTCTCGTGATCGGTGTGCCAGTCGGGATCGCATCCGCCCGGTCGGCCACAGCGAGCCGGGTCGTACGCCCGGTGATGGACTTCCTGCAGACGATGCCCGGCCTGGTGTGGCTGGTGCCGATGATCGGTCTGTTCGGCATCGGCAACGCGGCGGCGATCGTCGCCACGGTGATCTTCGCGATCGCGCCGTCGGTGCGGCTCACCGAGCTCGGCATCCGGCAGGTCGAGAGCGAGGTCGTGGAGGCCGGGCAGGCGTTCGGCGCCACCTCGCGCGCGATCTTGAAGAACATCCAGCTGCCGCTGGCGATGCCCACCGTGATGGCCGGCGTCAACCAGGTGATCATGCTGGCCCTGTCGATGGCGGTCATCGCCGGCATGGTCGGTGCCGACGGCCTCGGCAAGGAGGTCACCGGCGCGCTGGCCCAGGCCAACGTCGCCCAGGGCTTCGACGCCGGTTTCGCCATCGTGATCCTGGCGATCTTCCTCGACCGGCTCACCGCATCGGTCGGCTCGCGCCGACCCGGTCATGGCCGGATCAAGGAGCTGCGCGAGCGGTTCTCCCCGAAGCCGAAGCCTCACGAGAAGACGACGGCGGCCGCCTGA
- a CDS encoding mycothiol transferase — translation MTATWHQRLLTDGFGRIAATLPGIVDGLSVDDLLWQPYDRANSIAWTLWHIARMEDAQIAPLAGTDEVWTSDGWVERFDLPYERAAMGYGQSTEEVAAFRLEDPTLLTGYYQAVHEATTKLVDGLSEDDLGRIVDEHWNPPVSGAVRLVSIVDDAAQHIGQAAYVKGLLKLRP, via the coding sequence ATGACTGCAACCTGGCACCAGCGCCTGCTCACCGACGGCTTCGGCCGGATCGCTGCGACCCTTCCCGGCATCGTCGACGGGCTCTCGGTCGACGACCTGCTCTGGCAGCCCTACGACAGGGCGAACTCGATCGCCTGGACGCTGTGGCACATCGCCCGGATGGAAGACGCCCAGATCGCGCCGCTCGCCGGCACCGACGAGGTCTGGACCAGCGACGGATGGGTGGAGCGGTTCGACCTGCCCTACGAGCGCGCCGCGATGGGATACGGGCAGAGCACCGAGGAGGTCGCGGCCTTCCGGCTGGAGGACCCGACGCTGCTGACGGGCTACTACCAGGCCGTGCACGAGGCCACGACGAAGCTCGTCGACGGGCTGAGCGAGGACGACCTCGGCCGCATCGTCGACGAGCACTGGAACCCGCCGGTCAGCGGCGCCGTCCGTCTCGTCAGCATCGTCGACGACGCCGCCCAGCACATCGGCCAGGCGGCGTACGTCAAGGGGTTGCTGAAGCTTCGGCCCTGA
- a CDS encoding DUF6069 family protein, with protein MTTVLNETRERSRVAWPRVAAVAAAAAAAAAVTWMLWTQVGGVDLEAKTGSESQQIGIGAVIVSTLLIALVGGALLRWWQGHAERGARRWTMLAVGIAVVSLITPTSALTVAAGLGLASLHVVVAVVVIAGLRRR; from the coding sequence ATGACAACCGTGTTGAACGAGACCCGGGAACGCAGTCGGGTCGCCTGGCCGCGGGTCGCCGCGGTGGCGGCCGCCGCGGCCGCTGCGGCAGCGGTCACGTGGATGCTGTGGACCCAGGTCGGGGGAGTGGACCTCGAGGCGAAGACCGGCAGCGAGTCCCAGCAGATCGGGATCGGGGCGGTGATCGTCAGCACCCTGCTGATCGCGCTCGTCGGTGGGGCTCTGCTGCGGTGGTGGCAGGGGCACGCCGAGCGCGGCGCCAGGCGCTGGACGATGCTGGCCGTCGGGATCGCGGTGGTCTCGCTGATCACCCCGACGAGCGCGCTCACCGTCGCTGCCGGGCTGGGGTTGGCGAGCCTGCACGTCGTGGTCGCTGTTGTGGTCATCGCCGGTCTGCGGCGGCGGTAG
- a CDS encoding SDR family oxidoreductase yields the protein MRIAIVGGHGKVALELHPLLVRAGHTPVALVRSENYRAELESLGAEVGLLDIESQDATEFAAAFEGCDAVVFAAGGGPDGNIERKRTVDLEGSTKSVEGAEKAGIRRFVQVSAISVDEPVPDDAPEVWKAYVAAKRDADVAVRASNLDWTILRPGTLTDDPATGQVRLAPKLERGKITRADVAAVIVGLLDDDATIGKQWELVSGDASVTDAIAAAL from the coding sequence ATGCGCATCGCCATCGTCGGCGGCCACGGCAAGGTCGCCCTTGAGCTCCATCCGCTCCTCGTCCGCGCGGGCCACACCCCCGTCGCGCTCGTCCGCAGCGAGAACTACCGCGCCGAGCTCGAGTCGCTCGGCGCCGAGGTCGGGCTGCTCGACATCGAGTCCCAGGACGCCACCGAGTTCGCGGCGGCCTTCGAAGGCTGCGACGCGGTGGTCTTCGCCGCCGGCGGCGGCCCCGACGGCAACATCGAGCGCAAGCGCACCGTCGACCTGGAGGGCTCGACGAAGTCCGTCGAAGGTGCTGAGAAGGCGGGCATCCGACGCTTCGTGCAGGTCTCGGCCATCAGCGTCGACGAGCCCGTCCCCGACGACGCTCCCGAGGTGTGGAAGGCCTACGTCGCGGCCAAGCGCGACGCCGACGTCGCCGTGCGCGCCAGCAACCTCGACTGGACGATCCTGCGCCCCGGCACCTTGACCGACGACCCGGCGACCGGGCAGGTACGCCTGGCCCCGAAGCTGGAACGCGGCAAGATCACCCGCGCCGACGTGGCCGCGGTGATCGTCGGCCTGCTCGACGACGACGCCACCATCGGCAAGCAGTGGGAGCTCGTCTCCGGCGACGCCTCGGTCACCGACGCGATCGCCGCCGCCCTCTGA
- a CDS encoding response regulator transcription factor, with amino-acid sequence MIRILLAEDQAMMRGALAVLLGLEDDIEVVAQVGTGTEIVPTAIEVQPDVALLDIELPGMSGLEAAAELAERVPGCRVMILTTFSRPGYVREAMAAGAAGFLVKDGPVEELADAIRRVLAGETVLDPDLAAATLRAAPNPLTSRERDVLAASEDGSSIADIAGRLFLSPSTVRNYLSAAIGKTGTRNKTEAALAARRNGWLA; translated from the coding sequence GTGATCCGCATCCTGCTCGCCGAGGACCAGGCGATGATGCGTGGCGCGCTCGCCGTGCTGCTCGGGCTCGAGGACGACATCGAGGTGGTCGCGCAGGTCGGCACCGGCACCGAGATCGTGCCGACCGCGATCGAGGTGCAGCCCGACGTCGCGCTGCTCGACATCGAGCTGCCCGGGATGAGCGGGCTCGAGGCGGCCGCGGAGCTGGCCGAGCGAGTGCCGGGGTGTCGGGTGATGATCCTGACGACGTTCTCCCGGCCCGGATATGTCCGTGAGGCGATGGCCGCGGGTGCTGCCGGCTTCCTGGTCAAGGACGGACCCGTCGAGGAGCTTGCCGACGCGATCCGCCGGGTGCTCGCCGGCGAGACTGTCCTTGATCCTGACCTGGCCGCCGCGACGCTGCGTGCCGCCCCCAACCCGCTGACCTCGCGGGAACGGGACGTGCTCGCTGCCTCCGAGGACGGCTCGAGCATCGCCGACATCGCCGGCAGGCTCTTCCTCTCGCCGAGCACCGTGCGCAACTATCTCTCCGCCGCGATCGGCAAGACCGGCACCCGTAACAAGACCGAGGCCGCCCTCGCAGCTCGCCGCAACGGATGGCTGGCTTGA
- a CDS encoding quaternary amine ABC transporter ATP-binding protein, which translates to MPAIEAHNLYKLFGRKARDGVRRLEAGADTAELKKAGLTPAVVDASFSVEEGEIFVVMGLSGSGKSTLIRMINGLHPPTSGHVEVYGENLTAASGKSLRRLRRERISMVFQHFALFPHRTVLDNAAYGLETQGVGKEERRRRAHDALEMSGLTGWDDHLPSELSGGMQQRVGLARALAADTDILLMDEAFSALDPLIRRDMQDQLIELQQKLGKTILFITHDLNEAMRIGDRIAMMRNGRIVQIGTAEEILTDPANDYVAQFVADVDRTRVLTASSVMVPPVAVLGAEQGPRVAHKLMREHQIPAMFVVGRDRTLKGYVTESDVGNNLDKADLADLLTPVPEAATVSADTTISDLFGPAAESPSIAVLDDEQRLVGVIPRITLLSALGAYAEVEANAGSGGGGGVDGADGVDGVDGVDKEAVDA; encoded by the coding sequence GTGCCGGCTATCGAGGCGCACAACCTTTACAAATTGTTCGGTCGCAAGGCTCGCGATGGCGTCAGACGCCTCGAGGCCGGCGCCGACACCGCCGAGCTGAAGAAGGCGGGGCTGACCCCCGCGGTCGTCGATGCGTCGTTCTCCGTGGAGGAGGGCGAGATCTTCGTCGTCATGGGTCTGTCCGGATCCGGCAAGTCGACGCTGATCCGCATGATCAACGGCCTGCACCCGCCGACGTCGGGGCACGTCGAGGTCTACGGTGAGAACCTCACCGCCGCCTCCGGGAAGAGCCTGCGCCGACTGCGCCGCGAGCGCATCAGCATGGTCTTCCAGCACTTCGCGCTCTTCCCGCACCGCACCGTGCTCGACAACGCGGCGTACGGCCTGGAGACCCAGGGCGTCGGCAAGGAGGAGCGTCGACGGCGTGCCCACGATGCTCTGGAGATGTCGGGGCTGACCGGATGGGACGACCACCTGCCGAGCGAGCTGTCCGGTGGCATGCAGCAGCGCGTGGGCCTGGCCCGTGCGCTCGCCGCCGACACCGACATCCTGCTGATGGACGAGGCGTTCAGCGCGCTGGACCCGCTGATCCGCCGCGACATGCAGGATCAGCTGATCGAGCTCCAGCAGAAGCTGGGCAAGACGATCCTGTTCATCACCCACGACCTCAACGAGGCGATGCGGATCGGTGACCGGATCGCGATGATGCGCAACGGACGCATCGTGCAGATCGGCACGGCCGAGGAGATCCTCACCGACCCGGCCAACGACTACGTCGCCCAGTTCGTCGCCGACGTCGACCGCACCCGCGTGCTGACGGCGTCCTCGGTCATGGTGCCGCCCGTCGCCGTTCTCGGCGCGGAGCAGGGCCCGCGGGTCGCCCACAAGCTGATGCGCGAGCACCAGATCCCGGCGATGTTCGTCGTCGGGCGCGACCGCACCCTGAAGGGCTACGTCACCGAGAGCGACGTCGGCAACAACCTCGACAAGGCCGACCTCGCCGACCTGCTCACACCTGTCCCGGAGGCCGCCACCGTCTCGGCCGACACCACGATCTCCGACCTGTTCGGGCCGGCCGCCGAGTCACCGTCCATCGCCGTGCTCGACGACGAGCAGCGCCTGGTCGGCGTGATCCCGCGGATCACCCTGCTCTCGGCGCTCGGAGCGTACGCCGAGGTGGAGGCCAACGCCGGTTCAGGCGGCGGAGGCGGCGTGGATGGCGCGGACGGCGTAGACGGTGTAGACGGCGTAGACAAGGAGGCTGTCGATGCTTGA
- a CDS encoding limonene-1,2-epoxide hydrolase family protein yields the protein MNEIELVEQFLAALERGDIEGALALCADDVSYRNVPLPPARGQGEVGRQLRLMDRYTTGFEARMINIAANGPVVMTERIDVLRRGTVAVEFWVCGIFEVRDGEIVLWRDYFDWTTFVAAGVKGAGRAAIGAIQRAVGR from the coding sequence ATGAACGAGATCGAGCTCGTCGAACAGTTCCTGGCCGCCCTCGAGCGGGGCGACATCGAGGGCGCGCTGGCGTTGTGCGCCGACGACGTCAGCTACCGCAACGTGCCGCTCCCGCCGGCGCGCGGACAGGGCGAGGTCGGTCGTCAGCTCCGCCTGATGGACCGATACACCACCGGCTTCGAGGCGCGGATGATCAACATCGCCGCCAACGGGCCGGTCGTGATGACCGAGCGGATCGACGTGCTCCGGCGCGGCACGGTCGCCGTGGAGTTCTGGGTGTGCGGCATCTTCGAGGTGCGCGACGGCGAGATCGTGCTCTGGCGCGACTACTTCGACTGGACCACGTTCGTCGCGGCCGGGGTCAAGGGGGCCGGGCGAGCCGCGATCGGGGCGATCCAGCGGGCCGTCGGGCGCTGA
- a CDS encoding dihydrofolate reductase family protein: MRTLIYSAFVSIDGVVDSPGGGIASEPHRSGGWTFQDIEFLPDAYAIKGSEMEEAGAMMFGRRSYEAFGPIWPGIEEFAAIKEIPKYVVSTTLGDDALVEGWGPQTVLRSFDDVKALKEGDGGPILVAGSAELARNLSDAGLIDRYHLLVFPVVLGAGKRMWSETDKDKQRLKVVESETYANGIIKVVYDVVR; this comes from the coding sequence ATGCGCACACTCATCTACTCCGCCTTCGTCTCGATCGACGGCGTCGTCGACTCCCCCGGCGGCGGCATCGCCTCCGAGCCGCACCGCAGCGGCGGCTGGACCTTCCAGGACATCGAGTTCCTGCCGGATGCCTACGCGATCAAGGGCAGCGAGATGGAGGAGGCCGGCGCGATGATGTTCGGCCGGCGCAGCTATGAGGCGTTCGGGCCGATCTGGCCGGGCATCGAGGAGTTCGCGGCGATCAAGGAGATCCCGAAGTACGTCGTCTCCACGACCCTCGGCGACGACGCCCTCGTCGAGGGCTGGGGCCCGCAGACCGTCCTGCGGTCGTTCGACGACGTCAAGGCGCTCAAGGAGGGTGACGGCGGTCCGATCCTCGTCGCCGGCAGCGCCGAGCTCGCCCGCAACCTCTCCGACGCCGGCCTGATCGACCGCTACCACCTGCTGGTCTTCCCCGTCGTCCTGGGCGCCGGCAAGCGGATGTGGAGCGAGACCGACAAGGACAAGCAGCGGTTGAAGGTCGTCGAGTCGGAGACGTACGCCAACGGCATCATCAAGGTCGTCTACGACGTCGTGCGCTGA
- a CDS encoding DsbA family protein → MSTDSTGGPSRNERRQARAAKAAAELEAMRKKRARRSILTVAGIVAVIAIIIALLVVFSLNRSSDSKVDVEASSSDHGLVVGPDDAKHKVVIYEDFLCPYCGDFEAATRDDLAELAAEGKVQVDYRPFVLLNQAGPYSELATSAFAVVQEKSGDKVAKEFHDLLYENQPAETGPFPKAPELVDLAVEAGAEESAVKDGITKLAGKPWAEAATKAAADDGVQGTPTVILDGKQFQEGNTVEEYAANLVKKVS, encoded by the coding sequence ATGAGCACGGATTCGACGGGTGGACCCTCGCGCAACGAGCGGCGTCAGGCGCGTGCCGCCAAGGCTGCCGCTGAGCTGGAGGCGATGCGCAAGAAGCGCGCCCGCCGATCGATCCTCACCGTCGCGGGGATCGTCGCCGTCATCGCGATCATCATCGCGCTGCTCGTCGTGTTCAGCCTGAACCGATCCAGCGACAGCAAGGTCGACGTCGAGGCCAGCAGCAGCGACCACGGGCTCGTCGTCGGACCCGACGACGCCAAGCACAAGGTCGTCATCTACGAAGACTTCCTCTGCCCCTACTGCGGCGACTTCGAGGCCGCCACCCGCGACGACCTCGCCGAGCTCGCCGCCGAGGGCAAGGTGCAGGTCGACTACCGCCCGTTCGTGCTCCTCAACCAGGCCGGGCCCTACTCCGAGCTCGCCACCTCCGCCTTCGCCGTCGTGCAGGAGAAGTCGGGTGACAAGGTCGCCAAGGAGTTCCACGACCTGCTCTACGAGAACCAGCCCGCAGAGACCGGTCCGTTCCCCAAGGCTCCCGAGCTCGTCGACCTCGCGGTCGAGGCCGGTGCCGAGGAGTCGGCGGTCAAGGACGGCATCACCAAGCTCGCCGGTAAGCCGTGGGCCGAGGCTGCCACCAAGGCCGCCGCCGACGACGGGGTCCAGGGCACGCCGACCGTCATCCTCGACGGCAAGCAGTTCCAGGAGGGCAACACCGTCGAGGAGTACGCCGCCAACCTGGTCAAGAAGGTCTCCTGA